In Geminocystis sp. NIES-3708, a single window of DNA contains:
- a CDS encoding tetratricopeptide repeat protein, with protein sequence MVASKVSEVYRVLECRPDSYQGWYYQGNQLRNRHLWEDALYSYDKAIEYHPNDYFAWYYRGKVLEELGKYSEAIFSYKTACEIESSNYWSWYDEGYLWQEKLNNHREAIHCFTIVLKNKSKDYWATYRLGKSYYYQQKYLKALDLFQQALKIRNDDYWSYYWQGECQQKIKQWENAKKSYQQALIIKNEDYWALLQMAMICQKQCLYLEAIKYYKILKNLYELDEKIINNLLTCKKIIGKNIVS encoded by the coding sequence ATGGTTGCCAGTAAAGTCAGTGAGGTTTATCGTGTGTTAGAATGTCGTCCTGACAGCTATCAAGGATGGTATTATCAAGGAAATCAACTTCGCAATCGTCATTTATGGGAGGATGCTTTATATAGTTATGATAAAGCTATCGAATATCATCCTAATGATTATTTTGCATGGTATTATCGAGGAAAAGTATTAGAAGAATTAGGGAAATATTCTGAGGCTATCTTTAGTTATAAAACAGCTTGTGAAATTGAATCAAGTAACTATTGGTCATGGTATGATGAAGGTTATCTTTGGCAAGAAAAATTAAATAATCATCGTGAAGCAATTCATTGTTTTACTATTGTCTTAAAAAACAAATCTAAAGATTATTGGGCAACTTATCGCCTCGGAAAGTCTTATTATTATCAACAAAAATATCTTAAGGCATTAGATTTGTTTCAACAAGCTTTAAAAATTCGTAATGATGACTACTGGAGTTATTATTGGCAAGGAGAATGTCAACAAAAAATTAAACAGTGGGAAAATGCTAAAAAAAGTTATCAACAAGCCTTAATTATTAAAAATGAAGATTACTGGGCACTATTACAAATGGCGATGATTTGTCAAAAACAATGCCTATATTTAGAGGCGATTAAATATTATAAAATACTAAAAAATTTATATGAATTAGACGAGAAAATTATTAATAATCTACTCACTTGTAAAAAAATTATCGGTAAAAATATTGTTAGTTAG
- a CDS encoding alpha/beta fold hydrolase, giving the protein MLPENITIQAKKLTESTSINLLKKIKFTSLKTTIIEDNILTSYVLDGEKNSPILLLHGFDSSLLEFRRLLPLLKKNHQVWALDLLGFGFTERKLSINYCTENIKIHLQQFWAKMIQKPVILIGASMGGATAIDFTLNYPEAVEKLILLDSGGLIQPPILGKFLFPPFDYFATEFLRNLKVRQSISKTAYFNPNFASEDALLCAALHLQSDHWNNALISFTKSGGYGSFSQQLNNIEKPTLIIWGENDKILGIKSANKFQDMILHSKLIWVKNCGHVPHLEQSKITANHILDFANN; this is encoded by the coding sequence ATGTTGCCAGAAAACATAACTATTCAAGCAAAAAAATTAACAGAATCTACATCGATTAATCTTTTAAAAAAAATAAAATTCACTTCTTTAAAAACAACTATTATAGAAGATAATATTTTAACTAGCTATGTCTTAGATGGAGAAAAAAACTCTCCCATTTTATTATTACATGGTTTCGATAGTTCTTTACTTGAATTTCGCCGTTTATTACCATTACTTAAAAAAAATCATCAAGTTTGGGCTTTAGATTTACTGGGTTTTGGTTTCACAGAACGTAAATTATCGATTAATTATTGCACTGAAAATATTAAAATTCATTTACAACAATTTTGGGCAAAAATGATCCAAAAACCAGTCATTTTAATTGGTGCATCTATGGGAGGTGCAACAGCTATTGACTTTACCTTAAATTATCCTGAAGCTGTAGAAAAATTAATTTTATTAGATAGTGGGGGTTTAATACAACCACCGATTTTGGGCAAATTTCTTTTCCCCCCATTCGATTATTTTGCCACAGAATTTTTGCGGAATTTAAAAGTTAGGCAAAGTATTAGTAAAACTGCTTATTTTAATCCTAATTTTGCCAGTGAAGATGCGTTGCTATGTGCCGCCTTACATCTACAATCTGATCACTGGAATAACGCCTTAATTTCTTTTACTAAAAGTGGCGGTTATGGCTCATTTTCTCAACAGTTAAATAACATCGAAAAACCAACTCTAATTATTTGGGGTGAAAACGACAAAATTTTAGGCATTAAATCTGCTAATAAATTTCAAGACATGATACTCCATAGTAAATTAATTTGGGTAAAAAATTGTGGTCATGTTCCACATTTAGAACAATCTAAGATTACAGCTAATCATATTCTCGATTTTGCCAACAACTGA
- the rpe gene encoding ribulose-phosphate 3-epimerase has product MSNKPIVISPSILSADFSRLGEDIKAVDAAGADWIHVDVMDGRFVPNITIGPLIVQAIRPYTKKPLDVHLMIVEPEKYVADFANAGADIISVHAEHNASPHLHRTLCQIRELGKQSGVVLNPSTPLELIEYVIDVCDLVLIMSVNPGFGGQSFIPSVVPKIKALRQMCDERGVDPWIEVDGGLKPNNTWQVLEAGANAIVAGSAVFNAPDYAEAINAIRNSKRPELVTA; this is encoded by the coding sequence ATGAGCAATAAACCCATCGTTATTTCCCCTTCAATTCTCTCTGCTGATTTTAGTCGTCTCGGTGAAGATATTAAGGCAGTGGATGCCGCTGGTGCAGATTGGATTCATGTTGATGTTATGGATGGTCGTTTTGTCCCTAATATTACCATTGGTCCTTTAATTGTACAAGCAATTCGTCCTTATACCAAAAAACCTTTAGACGTTCATTTAATGATAGTTGAACCTGAAAAATACGTTGCTGATTTTGCCAACGCAGGTGCAGATATTATTTCTGTTCATGCTGAACATAATGCTTCACCACACTTACATCGTACATTGTGTCAAATTCGTGAGTTGGGTAAACAATCAGGAGTAGTACTCAATCCCTCAACTCCTTTAGAATTAATCGAGTATGTGATTGATGTTTGTGACTTAGTTTTAATCATGAGTGTTAACCCCGGATTTGGAGGGCAAAGTTTCATTCCTTCTGTTGTGCCTAAAATCAAGGCTTTACGTCAGATGTGTGACGAACGTGGTGTAGATCCTTGGATTGAAGTTGACGGTGGCTTGAAACCTAATAATACGTGGCAAGTTTTAGAAGCTGGTGCTAATGCTATTGTAGCAGGATCTGCTGTCTTTAATGCACCAGACTATGCTGAAGCCATTAATGCGATTCGTAATAGTAAACGCCCTGAATTAGTTACAGCTTAA
- a CDS encoding NAD(P)H-quinone oxidoreductase subunit N, whose amino-acid sequence MDFSSQIASQLNAGGVIPEAIVIVTLLLVLTLDLIFGRKSVAWLPYFAIAGLLASVTALFYGWDNPDPTSFLGSFTSDNLSIVFRAIVALSTAITILLSIAYIENTGTSLAEFIGILLTATLGGMFLCGASELVMIFVSLEMLSISSYLLTGYMKRDPRSNEAALKYLLIGAASSAIFLYGSSLLYGLSGGMTNINTITATLPTGQGLESLGLAIALVFMVAGIAFKISAVPFHQWTPDVYEGSPTPVVAFLSVGSKAAGFAIAIRLLVTAFAPVTQEWHFIFTALAILSMVLGNVVALAQTSMKRMLAYSSIGQAGFVMIGLVAGTQAGYSSMIFYLFLYLFMNLGAFACVILFALRTGTDKISDYAGLYQKDPLLTLGLSLCLLSLGGIPPLAGFFGKIYIFWAGWQAGLYGLVLVALVTSVISIYYYIRVVKMMVVKEPHEMSEVVKKYPSIRWNMPGMRPIQVGLVFLLIATSLLGILSNPVVTIANKSVTSSLVLKPSLEAGANNISASEVRTIL is encoded by the coding sequence ATGGATTTTTCTAGTCAAATTGCTAGTCAATTGAATGCTGGTGGTGTTATTCCCGAAGCAATTGTCATCGTCACTTTATTATTAGTACTAACACTGGATTTAATTTTTGGGCGTAAATCCGTGGCATGGTTGCCTTATTTCGCCATTGCTGGTTTACTTGCGTCAGTAACAGCTTTATTTTATGGTTGGGATAACCCTGATCCTACCTCATTTTTAGGCTCTTTTACTTCTGATAATCTTAGTATCGTTTTTCGTGCCATCGTCGCTTTATCCACCGCTATCACCATTCTATTATCCATCGCCTATATTGAAAATACGGGTACTTCTTTAGCAGAATTTATCGGTATTCTGTTAACAGCAACCCTTGGGGGGATGTTTCTTTGTGGTGCATCAGAATTAGTGATGATTTTCGTCTCCTTAGAAATGCTCAGTATTTCTTCTTATTTACTGACTGGCTACATGAAACGAGATCCTCGCTCTAATGAAGCGGCTTTGAAATATTTATTAATTGGTGCAGCTAGTTCAGCAATTTTTCTCTATGGTTCATCTTTATTATATGGATTATCAGGAGGCATGACTAATATAAATACTATCACCGCAACTTTACCAACAGGACAAGGTTTAGAATCTCTTGGTTTAGCAATTGCTTTAGTATTTATGGTAGCTGGTATTGCCTTTAAAATCTCCGCCGTGCCCTTTCATCAGTGGACACCTGATGTGTATGAAGGTTCACCTACTCCTGTAGTCGCATTTTTATCGGTAGGCTCAAAAGCAGCTGGTTTTGCCATCGCTATCAGATTATTAGTAACAGCATTTGCCCCAGTAACTCAAGAATGGCATTTTATTTTTACAGCCTTAGCCATTTTGAGTATGGTATTGGGTAATGTCGTAGCCCTAGCTCAGACTAGCATGAAACGAATGTTAGCTTATTCATCTATTGGTCAAGCAGGTTTTGTGATGATTGGCTTAGTAGCGGGTACTCAAGCAGGTTACTCAAGTATGATATTTTACTTATTTCTCTACCTATTTATGAATTTAGGTGCATTTGCTTGTGTAATTCTGTTTGCATTAAGAACTGGTACAGATAAAATTAGCGACTATGCTGGACTATATCAAAAAGATCCCCTATTAACCCTCGGATTAAGCCTTTGTTTGCTTTCTTTGGGCGGAATCCCCCCTTTAGCAGGATTTTTTGGCAAAATTTACATTTTCTGGGCTGGGTGGCAAGCGGGGCTTTATGGCTTAGTTTTAGTCGCTTTAGTTACCAGCGTTATCTCAATTTACTATTACATTAGAGTCGTTAAAATGATGGTAGTTAAAGAACCTCATGAGATGTCAGAAGTAGTGAAAAAATATCCTTCCATTCGTTGGAATATGCCCGGAATGCGTCCTATTCAAGTGGGGTTAGTGTTTTTGCTTATCGCCACTTCCTTACTTGGTATTTTATCGAATCCCGTGGTGACAATTGCCAATAAATCAGTCACCAGTAGTTTAGTATTAAAACCCTCTTTGGAAGCAGGTGCTAATAATATTTCTGCCAGTGAAGTCAGAACTATTTTATAA
- a CDS encoding valine--tRNA ligase, translating into MTDSQFILSPQYEPQATEAKWQEFWRQNETFNANPEKEGEAYAIVIPPPNVTGRLHMGHAFNTSLIDTLIRYHRMTGKNTLCLPGTDHASIAVQTIIEKQLKEEGKTRYDLGREKFLEKAWQWRTESGGAIVNQLQRLGLSADWSRERFTLDENLCTAVKTAFIKLYEEGLIYRGNYMVNWCPESQSAVSDLEVENKEVDGNLWHLRYPLTEGDEYIEIATTRPETMLGDTAVAVNPNDERYQHLIGKTLILPITFREIPIIADEFVDPTFGTGCVKVTPAHDPNDFQMGKRHNLPFINILNKDGTINENGGEFQGQDRFEARKNIVNRLNDEQFLVKVEAYRHSVPYSDRGKVPVEPLISTQWYVKIEPLAQNALNELDNNHSPHFVPERWQKVYRDWLVKIQDWCISRQLWWGHQIPAWYIISKTGGEITDETPFIVAFDEISARDKAVEEYGEDIIIAQDPDVLDTWFSSGLWPFSTMGWPSNTYDLAKYYPNTTMVTGFDIIFFWVARMTMMAGHFTDKMPFKDVYIHGLVRDENGKKMSKSANNGIDPLLLSNKYGTDALRYTLIREVAGAGQDISLQYNRETDESESVEASRNFANKLWNAARFVLMNLEGKTPQQLGYPHLQLLELSDRWILSKFNQVVKETRENIESYGLGEAAKGLYEFIWGDFCDWYIELVKTRLWIKGESSSRVVAQQTLAYVLEGILKLLHPFMPHITEEIWHTLTQNENDSLALQSFPEVDELITLSPQELVATTPIMTVNQTEDGTIIKLGNQVVSLLDQLPDQVSGFIRKYQQPFTLLSIIFITFIALQLITSVISAIHDFPLLAPFLQLVGLLYSLWFTYQNFVFAEARKETFERFNRLKQEIFGHSSSDTAIALEFTTATPQVITPPLTTLIDNDLETSFSLLFETIRAIRNLRAEAEIKPGVKVNAILQSNSDLERAILSQTQIYIKELAKVDSLTITNSLAEEISQAIASVVGTIQILIPLGGIVEIDKLTTKLAKKLAKIEGEIKSLEGRLNNPNFVNKAPKDIIETAQNALKESKIQGEILQKRIDLLR; encoded by the coding sequence ATGACTGACTCTCAATTTATATTATCACCACAATATGAGCCCCAAGCTACCGAAGCTAAATGGCAAGAATTTTGGAGACAAAACGAAACCTTCAACGCCAATCCTGAGAAAGAAGGCGAGGCATATGCGATCGTAATTCCTCCTCCTAACGTTACAGGTAGATTGCACATGGGACACGCTTTTAATACATCTCTGATTGATACCCTTATTCGTTACCATCGCATGACGGGGAAAAATACCCTCTGTTTACCCGGTACAGATCATGCTAGTATTGCGGTACAGACGATTATTGAAAAACAACTCAAAGAAGAAGGTAAGACTCGTTACGATTTAGGCAGAGAGAAATTTTTAGAAAAGGCTTGGCAATGGCGCACTGAATCAGGAGGGGCGATTGTTAACCAACTGCAAAGATTAGGCTTATCTGCAGATTGGAGTCGAGAAAGATTCACCCTCGATGAGAATTTATGCACCGCCGTTAAAACTGCTTTCATTAAACTATATGAAGAAGGGTTAATCTATAGAGGTAACTATATGGTTAACTGGTGTCCTGAATCTCAATCCGCCGTATCTGACTTGGAAGTAGAAAATAAAGAAGTTGACGGTAATTTATGGCACTTACGTTATCCTTTGACAGAGGGAGATGAGTATATCGAAATCGCCACAACACGCCCAGAAACAATGTTAGGAGATACTGCCGTTGCTGTTAATCCTAATGACGAGCGTTATCAACATCTTATTGGTAAGACTTTGATTTTACCTATCACTTTCCGAGAAATTCCTATTATCGCCGATGAATTTGTAGATCCTACTTTTGGTACAGGATGTGTTAAAGTTACACCAGCACATGATCCTAACGATTTTCAAATGGGTAAGCGACATAATCTACCCTTCATCAATATTTTAAATAAAGACGGCACGATTAACGAAAATGGTGGCGAATTTCAAGGGCAAGATAGATTTGAAGCACGGAAAAATATAGTTAACCGTCTCAATGATGAACAATTTTTAGTCAAAGTTGAAGCCTATCGTCATAGTGTACCCTATAGTGATCGAGGAAAAGTCCCCGTTGAGCCTCTCATTTCTACTCAATGGTATGTGAAAATTGAACCTTTAGCCCAAAATGCTTTAAACGAATTAGATAATAACCATTCTCCTCATTTTGTACCGGAAAGATGGCAAAAAGTCTATCGAGATTGGCTAGTTAAAATTCAAGATTGGTGTATTTCTCGTCAACTGTGGTGGGGACATCAAATTCCTGCTTGGTATATTATTAGTAAAACTGGGGGGGAAATTACCGATGAGACTCCTTTTATTGTAGCATTTGATGAAATTTCAGCGAGGGACAAAGCCGTTGAAGAATACGGAGAAGATATAATCATAGCTCAAGATCCAGATGTACTTGATACATGGTTTTCCTCGGGATTATGGCCCTTTTCTACAATGGGTTGGCCTTCCAATACTTATGATTTAGCTAAATATTATCCTAACACTACCATGGTGACAGGATTCGATATTATTTTCTTTTGGGTAGCAAGAATGACCATGATGGCTGGTCATTTTACTGATAAAATGCCTTTTAAGGATGTCTATATTCATGGCTTGGTAAGGGATGAAAACGGCAAAAAAATGTCAAAATCTGCCAATAATGGTATCGATCCCTTATTATTGAGCAATAAATACGGTACAGATGCCTTAAGATATACCCTAATTCGAGAAGTAGCTGGGGCAGGACAAGATATTAGTTTACAGTATAATCGTGAAACCGATGAGTCAGAATCTGTGGAAGCCAGTCGTAATTTTGCCAATAAGTTATGGAATGCCGCCCGTTTTGTGTTGATGAATTTAGAAGGCAAAACACCGCAACAGTTAGGTTATCCTCATTTACAGCTATTAGAATTATCAGACAGATGGATACTTTCAAAATTCAACCAAGTTGTTAAAGAAACGAGGGAAAATATCGAGAGTTACGGTTTAGGAGAAGCGGCTAAAGGATTATATGAATTTATCTGGGGTGATTTTTGCGATTGGTATATTGAGTTAGTTAAGACTCGTTTATGGATAAAAGGGGAATCTTCCTCCCGTGTGGTGGCACAACAAACTCTAGCTTATGTATTAGAAGGCATTTTAAAACTTTTACATCCTTTTATGCCTCACATCACCGAAGAAATTTGGCACACTTTAACCCAAAATGAAAATGATAGTTTAGCCTTACAATCTTTTCCTGAAGTTGACGAATTAATCACCTTATCTCCTCAAGAGTTAGTTGCTACCACGCCAATAATGACCGTAAATCAAACGGAAGACGGTACAATTATCAAGCTAGGAAATCAAGTCGTAAGTTTATTAGATCAATTACCTGATCAGGTTAGTGGATTTATTCGCAAATATCAACAACCTTTTACTCTATTATCAATAATTTTTATTACTTTCATCGCTTTACAATTAATTACTTCTGTTATTAGTGCTATTCATGATTTTCCTCTCTTAGCACCTTTTTTACAATTAGTTGGTTTACTCTACAGTTTATGGTTTACTTATCAAAACTTCGTGTTTGCAGAAGCGAGAAAGGAAACTTTCGAGAGATTCAATCGTTTAAAACAAGAAATTTTCGGACATTCTTCTTCCGATACTGCCATAGCTTTAGAATTTACAACTGCAACTCCTCAAGTCATCACTCCTCCTTTAACTACTCTTATTGATAATGATTTAGAAACCAGTTTTAGCCTTTTATTCGAGACAATTCGGGCGATTCGTAACCTTCGGGCGGAAGCTGAAATTAAACCCGGTGTGAAGGTTAATGCTATTTTACAGTCAAATAGTGACCTTGAAAGGGCAATTTTAAGTCAAACCCAAATTTATATTAAAGAGTTAGCAAAGGTTGATAGTCTCACTATTACTAATAGTTTAGCTGAAGAAATCTCACAAGCGATTGCCTCGGTTGTCGGCACAATTCAAATATTGATACCCTTAGGCGGTATTGTTGAGATTGATAAACTAACAACAAAATTAGCTAAAAAACTGGCTAAAATTGAGGGAGAAATTAAATCTTTAGAAGGAAGGTTAAATAATCCCAATTTTGTCAATAAAGCACCTAAAGATATTATTGAAACGGCACAAAATGCTTTAAAAGAAAGTAAAATTCAAGGAGAGATTCTACAAAAACGCATCGACTTACTAAGATAA
- a CDS encoding diguanylate cyclase domain-containing protein, translating into MLCLNLEERLKDSMNSNNNSIRHILALESGSWKKTFFLDKNTYSIGRNSTNSLVIHHRVISRNHASLIRINYHNMEDKNDNHSIFWIVDGDLKGNKSTNGIYVNGKQYFCHQLQAGDIIFLGGVEVKAKYDIIDLKSKTFFSISSPNKVSLVNYDDKNNNNTNFVLPTINNHDLQNFELISQGIFVMDIDSQKILAANSFYCNLVNYSSSEINNLTLHDLCILEKDITNYDMEIFKNYNMSSEKESIHQSKDKKLINILTTYIPVNFQNKKCLLVSVQNLNELKKIEEIIRYQSTHDTITNLPNKKLFIEQLFLSLSHHQIKEEHLGIIKLRFNHWQNIIDKLNLDDENKLINNLVKLIKNNLSAGDILTKLSDNEYVIIIEEVKNNNRINIIIENILSTLSQPLTINENSFIITVNFGISVYSEDNNQITTLLSNATIALEDSYNKSFNSYQYYSDKIISKFSKRNNNFYNLIFTAINDKKLIIKYNPIINIKEKEIFGLNSQLFYENAQDLNIDELDILNIASDIGYSRKLVDFLLQQISQDINLWRKNEININRVSFKILASYLTDSDVINSLIYHINHHNLVNLDLEIIFNNSSPDLSIIINNLATLITLPINLTLFNFEFSYLAAIENTIKITNLKISEIIIEKSANNSHQLSLISTIINSAKLLDLNLICEGIKTEELKNTFHDLGCENMQGLLFSPSLSSENLINFWKTYSLTTIP; encoded by the coding sequence ATGCTATGTTTAAATTTAGAAGAAAGGTTAAAAGACTCAATGAATAGTAATAATAATTCAATTAGACATATATTAGCATTAGAATCTGGTTCATGGAAAAAAACTTTTTTTCTTGATAAAAACACTTATTCTATTGGTAGAAATTCTACTAATTCTTTAGTTATTCATCATCGAGTAATTTCCAGAAATCATGCTAGTTTAATTAGAATAAATTATCACAATATGGAAGATAAAAATGACAATCATAGTATTTTTTGGATTGTGGATGGTGATTTAAAAGGAAATAAAAGTACGAATGGAATTTATGTTAATGGAAAACAATATTTTTGCCATCAATTACAAGCAGGAGATATTATTTTTTTAGGTGGAGTAGAAGTTAAAGCTAAATACGATATTATTGATTTAAAATCTAAAACTTTTTTTAGTATCTCTTCTCCAAATAAAGTTTCTTTAGTAAATTATGACGATAAAAATAATAATAATACCAATTTTGTTTTACCAACTATTAATAATCATGATTTACAAAACTTTGAATTAATTTCTCAAGGTATTTTTGTTATGGATATAGATAGTCAAAAAATTTTAGCGGCTAATTCATTTTATTGCAATTTAGTTAACTATTCTTCTTCAGAAATTAACAATCTAACTCTTCATGATTTATGTATTTTAGAAAAAGATATTACTAATTATGACATGGAAATTTTTAAAAATTATAATATGTCCAGTGAGAAAGAGTCAATTCATCAAAGCAAAGATAAAAAATTAATTAATATTTTGACTACTTATATTCCCGTTAATTTTCAGAATAAAAAATGTTTATTAGTATCAGTACAAAATCTCAATGAATTGAAAAAAATAGAAGAAATTATACGTTATCAATCTACTCATGATACTATTACCAATTTACCTAATAAAAAATTATTTATAGAACAATTATTTTTATCACTAAGTCATCATCAAATAAAAGAAGAACATTTAGGAATTATAAAATTAAGATTTAATCATTGGCAAAATATCATTGATAAATTAAATTTAGATGATGAAAATAAATTAATCAATAATTTGGTTAAATTAATTAAAAATAATCTTTCAGCTGGAGATATTCTTACTAAATTATCAGATAATGAATATGTAATTATAATAGAAGAAGTTAAAAATAATAATAGAATTAATATTATCATTGAAAATATATTATCAACTTTAAGTCAACCTTTAACTATTAATGAAAATTCTTTTATCATTACCGTTAATTTTGGTATTAGTGTTTATTCTGAAGATAATAATCAAATAACAACTTTATTGAGTAATGCGACTATCGCTTTAGAAGATAGTTACAATAAATCCTTTAATAGTTATCAATATTATAGTGATAAAATTATTAGTAAATTTAGTAAAAGAAATAATAATTTTTATAATTTAATTTTTACTGCAATTAATGATAAAAAATTAATTATCAAATATAATCCTATAATTAATATCAAAGAAAAAGAAATATTTGGATTAAATAGTCAATTGTTTTATGAAAATGCTCAAGATTTAAATATTGATGAGTTAGATATTTTAAATATTGCATCAGATATAGGTTATAGTAGAAAATTAGTCGATTTTCTACTACAACAAATATCTCAAGATATAAATTTATGGAGAAAGAATGAAATTAATATAAATAGAGTTAGTTTTAAAATACTTGCTTCTTATTTGACAGATAGTGACGTTATTAATTCATTAATTTACCATATTAATCATCATAATCTTGTTAATTTAGATTTAGAAATTATCTTTAATAATTCTAGTCCCGATTTAAGTATAATTATCAATAATTTAGCTACCTTAATCACTTTACCTATCAACTTAACTTTATTTAATTTTGAATTTAGTTATTTAGCAGCAATAGAAAATACAATCAAAATTACTAATTTAAAAATCTCAGAAATTATAATTGAAAAATCAGCGAATAATTCTCATCAGTTATCTTTAATTTCTACTATAATTAATAGTGCTAAATTATTAGACTTAAATTTAATTTGTGAAGGAATAAAAACAGAAGAATTAAAAAATACTTTTCATGATTTAGGTTGTGAAAATATGCAAGGATTATTATTTTCGCCTTCTCTTTCCTCTGAAAATTTAATAAATTTTTGGAAAACTTATTCTCTAACAACTATCCCTTAA